A window of Candidatus Tumulicola sp. contains these coding sequences:
- a CDS encoding secretin N-terminal domain-containing protein — protein MHRHYRSAATWLLGGIMLLSSVLAPQPGRAGDNPVTDVKYARQGGAFRLTVTAASAVSTRVHKYSVDSKNDVEDLVVDVTPASYEGRTKVIGFSDGQIRQVRIGQLSDSPAVLRIVVESQGAPKYDLLQGGGGSVTLAVRTDQAPHVLPADEAVAAARKAAAQQTAAIAGTDNVQAPKAVPVKHVAFAPAPYKQPAAAPAKPAPVKHVTAVAAPAVVAQATPNPWLPGGKYYCKIPGVKHPYTGGMSSSSNANANANGGTLPRAPQYASSGTVSIDVKNADIVDVLKVLAQQSGQNIIATSSVKGTTTVSLHDVPLKTALDLVVRTNGLEYRTVGNVYVVGTPEDLTKQFGSAGQTAQTVAFPIKYADPTALGKQIGTVLPGGSFTIDPRTDTLLVTGSPDIIQSARNFLALADVPAPQVVFEVKVIDITKNNDTSNVGVSFGGSSDLGLFENCIACPAVPDLASPPKTSLNPIAVQPFTRNAFFISTKVNYLISHNEAELLANPRVAALDNQQASLLIGQTYPIVYYDPKAGNFQVQYIDIGVKLIITPVINTDGYITTTMNVERSVITGLVQNFPILNNRKVTDTLRVKDGDTIVLGGLLDDEVTKTITKVPLLGDIPILGALFRNVQKGKIHNEVVFLITPHIMNEK, from the coding sequence ATGCATCGGCACTATCGGTCGGCGGCGACCTGGCTACTCGGCGGCATCATGCTGCTGAGCAGCGTGCTTGCGCCGCAGCCTGGCCGCGCCGGGGACAATCCCGTAACCGACGTCAAGTACGCCAGGCAAGGCGGGGCGTTTCGGCTGACGGTGACGGCGGCGAGCGCCGTCTCCACCCGCGTCCACAAGTACTCGGTCGACTCGAAGAACGACGTCGAGGATCTGGTGGTCGACGTGACGCCGGCAAGCTACGAAGGCCGGACCAAAGTCATCGGGTTCAGCGACGGGCAGATCCGCCAGGTACGGATAGGACAGCTTTCCGACTCACCCGCGGTGCTGCGCATCGTGGTCGAGTCGCAAGGCGCGCCCAAATACGATCTGCTTCAAGGCGGGGGGGGCTCTGTGACGCTTGCGGTTCGCACCGACCAAGCGCCGCACGTGCTGCCCGCCGACGAGGCCGTGGCCGCCGCGCGCAAAGCGGCTGCGCAACAGACGGCAGCGATCGCCGGCACGGACAACGTCCAAGCGCCCAAAGCCGTGCCCGTGAAGCACGTCGCCTTCGCGCCGGCTCCGTACAAGCAGCCGGCGGCGGCGCCGGCGAAGCCCGCGCCCGTCAAGCACGTCACTGCGGTAGCAGCACCTGCCGTCGTGGCGCAAGCGACGCCGAATCCCTGGTTGCCGGGCGGCAAGTACTACTGCAAGATCCCCGGCGTGAAACATCCTTACACGGGCGGCATGAGTTCGAGCTCGAACGCCAACGCCAATGCGAACGGAGGCACGCTGCCTCGAGCGCCGCAGTACGCGTCGTCGGGAACGGTTTCGATCGACGTCAAGAATGCGGACATCGTGGACGTGCTCAAGGTCCTCGCGCAGCAAAGCGGCCAGAACATCATCGCGACGTCGAGCGTCAAAGGCACGACGACGGTGAGTTTGCACGACGTGCCGCTCAAGACCGCGCTCGATCTCGTCGTGCGCACGAACGGCCTTGAATATCGCACCGTCGGCAACGTGTATGTCGTCGGTACGCCCGAAGACCTGACCAAACAGTTCGGTTCGGCGGGTCAGACCGCGCAGACCGTCGCGTTCCCGATCAAGTACGCCGACCCCACGGCGCTCGGCAAGCAGATCGGCACCGTGCTGCCTGGTGGTTCGTTCACCATCGATCCACGCACCGACACGCTGCTGGTGACCGGGTCGCCGGACATCATCCAGTCGGCGCGCAACTTCCTCGCGCTGGCCGATGTGCCGGCGCCGCAAGTGGTGTTCGAAGTCAAAGTCATCGACATCACGAAGAACAACGACACGTCGAACGTCGGCGTGAGCTTCGGCGGCTCCAGCGATCTCGGGCTGTTCGAGAACTGCATCGCGTGCCCGGCGGTCCCCGATCTCGCGTCTCCGCCGAAGACCTCGCTCAACCCGATCGCGGTGCAGCCGTTCACGCGCAACGCGTTCTTCATCTCGACCAAAGTGAACTACCTGATCTCGCATAACGAGGCGGAATTGCTGGCGAACCCGCGCGTGGCTGCGTTGGACAACCAGCAGGCCAGCCTGCTCATCGGTCAGACGTACCCCATCGTGTACTACGATCCGAAGGCGGGCAACTTCCAAGTCCAGTACATCGACATCGGCGTCAAGCTCATCATCACGCCGGTCATCAACACCGACGGCTACATCACGACGACGATGAACGTCGAACGCAGCGTGATCACCGGGCTCGTGCAGAACTTCCCGATCTTGAACAACCGCAAAGTGACGGATACGCTGCGCGTGAAGGACGGCGACACGATCGTGCTTGGCGGCTTGCTGGACGACGAAGTCACGAAGACGATCACCAAAGTGCCGCTGCTGGGCGACATCCCCATCCTCGGCGCGCTCTTCCGCAACGTGCAAAAGGGCAAGATCCACAACGAGGTGGTCTTCTTGATCACGCCGCACATCATGAATGAGAAGTGA